The Alkalinema sp. FACHB-956 genome has a window encoding:
- a CDS encoding adenylate/guanylate cyclase domain-containing protein yields MMTVQSGWQRCKTRLARYWENCLNNRRITPAAVAVLLGCGLWQVGAWQPLERLGYNLLFQIREQLPHPGWDDRIVVVAIDDATLEHYRQFPLPRHLYTDLLQTLEASQPAAVGFDLLFAEPTPEDAKFAQALEINGKAVIAIAANRDKKVINLVPQLTQVTGQGHIHSRPDPDGIFRQVALYMRGFPALSVAMLQAYNQSLRQIVQAPDQPPLAPPVRLPPAHPKQPEQTAWINWPGLTQGPEGVPTYSLVKILKGKVDPHAFANKIVLVGVTATGNDPLQTSLEQHLPTSGVYMHAAVIDNLLNQRLLQRSSDGTQLLILASIGIIANLVLFPLGFRQRTAVALILPCAWIAIAVAALMGFNLWLPTFAPIGTFLIAGTSLQLLEQREKQLVMRLFARHVAPETANLIWNHRSEIFQQGQLTAQEMVVTVLFTDIRSFTSISETMLPRELLDWLNQYLDAMTDCIHQHHGVVDKYIGDAIMAVFGIPFPSANAEEIQQDALNAVSAAIAMQERLAILNQQLQAAGQPTIRAGIGIHTGLVVAGSIGGAKRVNYSILGDAVNVAARLEALNKQLHRQNCYDILMSEDTFIQVGHRVQGYPVETLKLRGRQQKTEVYAIQKADQRIASEDASNQPAA; encoded by the coding sequence ATGATGACCGTCCAATCGGGATGGCAACGGTGCAAAACTCGTCTTGCAAGGTATTGGGAAAATTGTCTGAATAACCGCCGGATCACTCCCGCTGCGGTGGCAGTCCTGCTCGGCTGTGGACTGTGGCAGGTCGGGGCATGGCAACCGCTGGAACGGTTAGGTTATAACTTGCTCTTCCAAATTCGTGAACAATTGCCCCATCCCGGCTGGGACGATCGCATTGTCGTGGTTGCGATCGACGATGCCACACTGGAACACTATCGGCAATTTCCCCTGCCCCGCCACCTCTACACAGACCTACTACAAACCCTAGAAGCCTCCCAACCCGCTGCCGTTGGCTTTGACCTGCTGTTTGCAGAACCGACTCCGGAAGATGCTAAGTTTGCCCAAGCGTTGGAAATTAATGGCAAAGCGGTGATTGCGATCGCGGCCAATCGGGATAAGAAAGTGATTAACTTAGTCCCCCAATTAACCCAAGTCACTGGCCAAGGCCACATCCACAGCCGTCCCGACCCCGATGGCATCTTCCGCCAAGTTGCCCTCTACATGCGAGGGTTTCCCGCCCTGAGTGTGGCGATGCTGCAAGCCTACAACCAGAGCCTCCGCCAAATTGTCCAAGCCCCGGATCAACCGCCACTGGCTCCCCCCGTTAGGCTCCCCCCCGCCCACCCAAAGCAACCCGAACAAACCGCCTGGATTAATTGGCCGGGATTGACCCAAGGCCCCGAAGGCGTGCCCACCTATTCCCTCGTCAAAATTCTCAAAGGCAAAGTCGATCCCCATGCCTTTGCCAACAAAATTGTCCTCGTGGGTGTGACTGCCACGGGCAACGATCCGCTGCAAACCTCCCTGGAGCAGCATTTACCCACCTCCGGCGTCTATATGCACGCAGCGGTGATTGATAATTTGTTGAACCAGCGCTTGCTCCAGCGATCGTCCGACGGGACTCAGCTATTGATTTTGGCCAGCATTGGGATTATTGCTAACTTAGTGCTCTTTCCCCTGGGTTTTCGTCAACGAACCGCCGTGGCCTTAATCTTACCCTGTGCCTGGATTGCCATTGCGGTGGCGGCGTTGATGGGTTTTAATCTCTGGTTGCCCACCTTTGCCCCGATCGGGACTTTTTTAATTGCAGGAACCAGCTTGCAATTGCTAGAGCAACGGGAAAAGCAACTGGTAATGCGATTATTTGCCCGTCACGTCGCCCCAGAAACCGCCAACCTCATCTGGAATCACCGCAGCGAAATTTTTCAACAGGGACAGCTCACGGCCCAGGAAATGGTTGTCACGGTTCTATTTACCGATATTCGGAGTTTCACCTCCATTTCCGAAACCATGTTGCCTCGGGAATTGCTGGATTGGTTAAACCAGTATCTAGATGCAATGACGGATTGTATTCATCAGCATCACGGCGTTGTTGATAAATATATTGGTGATGCCATTATGGCAGTGTTTGGTATTCCATTTCCCAGTGCCAATGCGGAAGAAATTCAGCAGGATGCGTTAAATGCTGTCTCCGCCGCGATCGCCATGCAGGAACGGCTGGCCATTCTAAATCAACAACTACAAGCAGCCGGTCAACCGACGATTCGGGCAGGGATTGGCATCCACACAGGCTTAGTCGTTGCGGGCAGCATTGGTGGAGCCAAACGGGTTAATTATTCCATCCTCGGGGATGCGGTCAATGTGGCAGCTCGGTTGGAAGCGCTGAATAAACAATTGCATCGGCAGAACTGTTATGACATTTTGATGAGTGAAGATACGTTTATCCAGGTGGGGCATCGGGTGCAGGGCTATCCTGTGGAAACCCTCAAGCTCCGGGGCCGCCAGCAAAAAACTGAGGTCTATGCGATTCAGAAAGCCGACCAACGGATCGCCAGCGAGGACGCCAGTAACCAGCCTGCTGCCTAG
- a CDS encoding FecR domain-containing protein produces MVDFPVSLLHFFRVTPHATVSLGRFTGVLLATTTTLLLGAQAVYANDVQLPKGQRSLEVRQTQGKVTYKGSRPRPAQSGDRLSAGQGLTTAARSSAVIGIDSNIGIVKVAEKTDFTVRNLTIAADGGRVTLLNVHRGQVALQVRPFTNKGSRLEVKTPSGIAGVRGTEFGVAVSPQGRTAIMTNEGSVAAEAQGQSVMVEAGYSSLIYPGEPPTPPRPTVEDLSLKLNTSDAYRSGLVRVAGKVDPINAVIYGDQELEVGRDGSFRLESRTQQRNWATIVVRTPLGKEKTHTIWLR; encoded by the coding sequence ATGGTTGATTTCCCGGTATCCCTCTTGCACTTTTTCCGCGTTACTCCTCACGCAACCGTCTCCCTCGGGCGATTCACGGGAGTATTATTAGCAACAACCACGACTCTACTGCTGGGAGCCCAGGCTGTCTACGCCAACGACGTACAACTCCCCAAAGGCCAACGCAGCTTAGAAGTCAGACAAACCCAAGGGAAAGTCACCTATAAAGGATCCCGACCTCGACCGGCCCAATCCGGCGATCGCCTCAGCGCAGGCCAAGGACTCACCACCGCCGCGAGATCGAGTGCTGTCATCGGCATCGACTCCAATATTGGCATTGTCAAAGTCGCCGAAAAGACTGACTTCACCGTGCGGAACCTCACCATTGCCGCCGATGGGGGCCGAGTCACTCTGCTTAACGTTCACCGGGGTCAAGTTGCCCTCCAAGTCCGTCCCTTCACCAACAAAGGGTCTCGCCTAGAAGTCAAAACCCCCTCCGGCATTGCAGGTGTGCGCGGCACTGAATTTGGGGTAGCCGTCAGTCCCCAAGGTCGTACCGCCATTATGACCAACGAAGGTAGCGTTGCCGCCGAAGCCCAAGGCCAAAGCGTCATGGTGGAAGCGGGCTATTCTTCCCTGATTTATCCCGGCGAACCACCCACCCCACCCCGCCCCACCGTCGAAGATCTCTCCCTCAAGCTCAACACCTCCGACGCCTATCGATCGGGCTTGGTGCGAGTCGCAGGCAAAGTTGATCCCATTAATGCCGTGATCTACGGTGACCAAGAACTGGAAGTCGGGCGGGATGGCAGCTTTCGTCTAGAGTCCCGAACCCAGCAACGCAATTGGGCCACGATCGTCGTGCGGACGCCCCTCGGCAAAGAAAAAACGCACACGATTTGGTTGCGGTAA
- a CDS encoding DUF86 domain-containing protein — MSRNLRLYLEDILDACAKVQRYSQGLTFEQFVADEKTIDAVARNLQIIGESVKQIPQNIRDLAPGIEWRKIAGLRDILAHAYFQVEDEVLWDIVQTKVKPLQEQIQQLLISEFWDS; from the coding sequence ATGTCGCGTAATCTTCGACTGTATTTGGAAGATATCCTGGACGCCTGTGCCAAAGTTCAACGCTATAGCCAAGGGCTAACCTTTGAACAATTTGTGGCCGATGAAAAAACGATCGATGCTGTCGCCCGCAATTTGCAAATCATTGGTGAATCCGTCAAGCAGATTCCACAGAATATCCGCGATCTGGCTCCTGGAATTGAATGGCGAAAAATTGCAGGACTGCGAGATATCCTCGCCCATGCCTATTTCCAGGTTGAAGATGAAGTGCTCTGGGACATTGTGCAAACCAAGGTAAAACCTTTGCAGGAGCAAATTCAGCAGTTACTCATCAGTGAATTTTGGGATTCCTGA
- a CDS encoding nucleotidyltransferase family protein, with the protein MQRETALAILRQHREVLRGLGVRSLSIFGSVARDRAHADSDVDILVDWDAPLTFDRYMDVKLYLEDQLGTQVDLVSWKSLNPQIRHTVEQEAIHVA; encoded by the coding sequence ATGCAACGAGAGACAGCCCTAGCCATTTTACGACAGCACCGAGAAGTACTCAGAGGGCTAGGTGTGCGATCGTTATCGATCTTCGGTTCCGTCGCCCGCGATCGCGCCCATGCAGACAGTGATGTCGATATTCTGGTGGATTGGGACGCTCCCCTCACCTTCGATCGCTACATGGATGTCAAATTGTATCTAGAAGACCAACTAGGTACCCAGGTTGATTTGGTTAGCTGGAAATCCCTAAACCCCCAAATTCGCCACACCGTCGAACAGGAAGCCATTCATGTCGCGTAA